In Quercus robur chromosome 11, dhQueRobu3.1, whole genome shotgun sequence, the following proteins share a genomic window:
- the LOC126705509 gene encoding bifunctional riboflavin biosynthesis protein RIBA 1, chloroplastic isoform X2 gives MASINISCPSNTSLSHLQVCKNFKLFNGLHGVNLSVAKGYASNLPSIQLGGKSLSFEGVGRTRATVISGEADTALTSGAFPIENDEFDLDSPTKGFSSIPEAIEDIRQGKMVVVVDDEDRENEGDLIMAAQLATPEAMAFIVKHGTGIVCVSMKEEDLERLQIPLMVTQKENEEKLCTAFTVTVDAKNGTTTGVSARDRATTVSALASKDSKPDDFNRPGHIFPLKYREGGVLKRAGHTEASVDLAMLAGLDPVGVLCEVVDDDGSMARLPRLRQFVEQEKLKIISIADLIRYRRKRDKLVDRSAAARIPTMWGPFMSYCYRSIIDGIEHIAMVKGDIGDGQDILVRVHSECLTGDIFGSARCDCGNQLALAMQQIEAAGRGVLVYLRGHEGRGIGLGHKLRAYNLQDDGCDTVEANEELGLPVDSREYGIGAQILRDLGVRTMKLMTNNPAKYVGLKGYGLAVVGRVPLLTPITTENKRYLETKRSKMGHVYGLEFNGHLSNLISGNGKPSVSRPSDAASET, from the exons ATGGCTTCCATCAACATCTCATGTCCTTCAAATACATCTCTCTCTCACCTGCA AGTATGCAAAAACTTCAAATTGTTCAATGGATTGCATGGAGTTAATCTTTCTGTGGCAAAAGGGTATGCATCCAATTTGCCCTCGATCCAGCTGGGTGGCAAATCCTTAAGTTTTGAAGGTGTTGGTAGAACTAGAGCTACAGTGATATCTGGAGAAG CTGATACTGCTCTTACAAGTGGTGCTTTTCCCAttgaaaatgatgaatttgatTTGGATTCCCCTACCAAAGGTTTTTCTTCCATCCCAGAGGCCATTGAAGACATTCGCCAGGGAAAG ATGGTAGTGGTTGTGGACGATGAGGACAGAGAAAATGAAGGAGATTTAATAATGGCTGCACAATTAGCAACACCTGAGGCTATGGCTTTTATAGTGAAGCATGGAACTGGGATAGTTTGCGTGAGCATGAAAGAAGAAGATCTGGAGAGATTACAAATCCCTTTGATGGTAACCCAGAAGGAAAATGAGGAGAAGCTTTGTACTGCATTCACTGTGACAGTG gaCGCCAAAAATGGTACAACCACAGGGGTATCAGCTCGTGATAGGGCAACAACAGTATCGGCTCTTGCATCCAAAGATTCAAAACCTGATGATTTCAACCGCCCAGGCCATATTTTTCCACTGAAATACAGAGAAGGTGGTGTTTTGAAAAGAGCTGGGCATACAGAAGCTTCTGTTGATCTTGCCATGCTTGCTGGGTTGGATCCCGTTGGAGTTCTATGTGAGGTTGTGGATGATGATGGTTCCATGGCTAGATTACCAAGGCTTCGTCAATTTGTAGAGCAGGAGAAGTTGAAAATTATATCTATTGCTGATCTGATTAG GTATAGAAGGAAGAGAGATAAATTAGTAGATCGCTCTGCTGCTGCCAGGATACCTACCATGTGGGGCCCATTTATGTCCTACTGCTATAGATCCATCATAGATGGGATTGAGCACATTGCAATGGTTAAG GGTGACATTGGGGATGGGCAAGATATTCTTGTGAGAGTACACTCGGAATGTCTCACAGGTGATATATTTGGATCAGCCAGATGTGACTGTGGGAATCAGTTGGCACTTGCCATGCAGCAGATTGAGGCTGCTGGCAGGGGTGTACTTGTGTACCTCCGTGGACATGAAGGGAGAGGCATTGGTTTGGGCCACAAACTTCGTGCTTATAATCTACAGGATGATGGGTGTGATACAGTGGAAGCCAATGAGGAGTTGGGATTGCCCGTTGACTCCCGAGAATATGGCATTGGTGCTCAG ATTCTTAGGGATTTGGGTGTTCGAACAATGAAGCTGATGACAAACAATCCTGCCAAGTATGTTGGGCTCAAGGGTTATGGTTTGGCAGTTGTGGGCAGGGTCCCTCTATTAACACCCATCACAACCGAAAACAAGAGATATTTGGAGACGAAGCGTTCTAAAATGGGTCATGTCTATGGATTAGAATTTAATGGCCACTTAAGCAATCTTATCAGTGGCAATGGTAAACCGAGTGTCAGTCGTCCTTCTGATGCAGCATCTGAGACATAA
- the LOC126705509 gene encoding bifunctional riboflavin biosynthesis protein RIBA 1, chloroplastic isoform X1: protein MASINISCPSNTSLSHLQVCKNFKLFNGLHGVNLSVAKGYASNLPSIQLGGKSLSFEGVGRTRATVISGEGDLLSYANENNVEENNTLIGDQSVGIEIQPDRVAFGTLAADTALTSGAFPIENDEFDLDSPTKGFSSIPEAIEDIRQGKMVVVVDDEDRENEGDLIMAAQLATPEAMAFIVKHGTGIVCVSMKEEDLERLQIPLMVTQKENEEKLCTAFTVTVDAKNGTTTGVSARDRATTVSALASKDSKPDDFNRPGHIFPLKYREGGVLKRAGHTEASVDLAMLAGLDPVGVLCEVVDDDGSMARLPRLRQFVEQEKLKIISIADLIRYRRKRDKLVDRSAAARIPTMWGPFMSYCYRSIIDGIEHIAMVKGDIGDGQDILVRVHSECLTGDIFGSARCDCGNQLALAMQQIEAAGRGVLVYLRGHEGRGIGLGHKLRAYNLQDDGCDTVEANEELGLPVDSREYGIGAQILRDLGVRTMKLMTNNPAKYVGLKGYGLAVVGRVPLLTPITTENKRYLETKRSKMGHVYGLEFNGHLSNLISGNGKPSVSRPSDAASET, encoded by the exons ATGGCTTCCATCAACATCTCATGTCCTTCAAATACATCTCTCTCTCACCTGCA AGTATGCAAAAACTTCAAATTGTTCAATGGATTGCATGGAGTTAATCTTTCTGTGGCAAAAGGGTATGCATCCAATTTGCCCTCGATCCAGCTGGGTGGCAAATCCTTAAGTTTTGAAGGTGTTGGTAGAACTAGAGCTACAGTGATATCTGGAGAAGGTGACCTTCTGTCTTATGCCAATGAAAATAATGTTGAGGAAAATAACACTCTCATTGGAGATCAATCGGTTGGGATTGAGATACAGCCTGATAGAGTTGCGTTTGGAACACTTGCAGCTGATACTGCTCTTACAAGTGGTGCTTTTCCCAttgaaaatgatgaatttgatTTGGATTCCCCTACCAAAGGTTTTTCTTCCATCCCAGAGGCCATTGAAGACATTCGCCAGGGAAAG ATGGTAGTGGTTGTGGACGATGAGGACAGAGAAAATGAAGGAGATTTAATAATGGCTGCACAATTAGCAACACCTGAGGCTATGGCTTTTATAGTGAAGCATGGAACTGGGATAGTTTGCGTGAGCATGAAAGAAGAAGATCTGGAGAGATTACAAATCCCTTTGATGGTAACCCAGAAGGAAAATGAGGAGAAGCTTTGTACTGCATTCACTGTGACAGTG gaCGCCAAAAATGGTACAACCACAGGGGTATCAGCTCGTGATAGGGCAACAACAGTATCGGCTCTTGCATCCAAAGATTCAAAACCTGATGATTTCAACCGCCCAGGCCATATTTTTCCACTGAAATACAGAGAAGGTGGTGTTTTGAAAAGAGCTGGGCATACAGAAGCTTCTGTTGATCTTGCCATGCTTGCTGGGTTGGATCCCGTTGGAGTTCTATGTGAGGTTGTGGATGATGATGGTTCCATGGCTAGATTACCAAGGCTTCGTCAATTTGTAGAGCAGGAGAAGTTGAAAATTATATCTATTGCTGATCTGATTAG GTATAGAAGGAAGAGAGATAAATTAGTAGATCGCTCTGCTGCTGCCAGGATACCTACCATGTGGGGCCCATTTATGTCCTACTGCTATAGATCCATCATAGATGGGATTGAGCACATTGCAATGGTTAAG GGTGACATTGGGGATGGGCAAGATATTCTTGTGAGAGTACACTCGGAATGTCTCACAGGTGATATATTTGGATCAGCCAGATGTGACTGTGGGAATCAGTTGGCACTTGCCATGCAGCAGATTGAGGCTGCTGGCAGGGGTGTACTTGTGTACCTCCGTGGACATGAAGGGAGAGGCATTGGTTTGGGCCACAAACTTCGTGCTTATAATCTACAGGATGATGGGTGTGATACAGTGGAAGCCAATGAGGAGTTGGGATTGCCCGTTGACTCCCGAGAATATGGCATTGGTGCTCAG ATTCTTAGGGATTTGGGTGTTCGAACAATGAAGCTGATGACAAACAATCCTGCCAAGTATGTTGGGCTCAAGGGTTATGGTTTGGCAGTTGTGGGCAGGGTCCCTCTATTAACACCCATCACAACCGAAAACAAGAGATATTTGGAGACGAAGCGTTCTAAAATGGGTCATGTCTATGGATTAGAATTTAATGGCCACTTAAGCAATCTTATCAGTGGCAATGGTAAACCGAGTGTCAGTCGTCCTTCTGATGCAGCATCTGAGACATAA